From Cucumis melo cultivar AY chromosome 1, USDA_Cmelo_AY_1.0, whole genome shotgun sequence, a single genomic window includes:
- the LOC103497541 gene encoding uncharacterized protein LOC103497541: MVIGILNFAKNMFEREKFVEHNVNAVAAGRVHGVDPIEQITKRCIRIVKNIETHLSGCVLCRKSGFGPRIIILCDQCEKEFHVGRLKDHKMAFLKVHEESGFVA, from the exons ATGGTGATTGGTATTTTAAATTTTGCCAAAAATATGTTCGAGAGAGAAAAGTTTGTTGAGCATAATGTCAATGCTGTTGCAGCGGGAAGGGTGCATGGAGTTGACCCTATTGAGCAGATAACTAAAAGATGCATTCGAATTGTTAAGAACATAGAAACACATCTTAGTGGATGTGTGCTATGTCG CAAATCAGGTTTTGGTCCCCGCATAATTATACTTTGTGATCAG TGTGAGAAGGAATTTCATGTGGGCCGTTTAAAAGACCACAAAATGGCATTTCTTAAG GTCCATGAGGAAAGTGGTTTTGTAGCATAG